Proteins encoded within one genomic window of Rhinoderma darwinii isolate aRhiDar2 chromosome 5, aRhiDar2.hap1, whole genome shotgun sequence:
- the TCEA1 gene encoding transcription elongation factor A protein 1 isoform X2, which translates to MSALGGEEIIRIAKKMERMVQKKNTAGALDLLKELKNLPMTLELLQSTRIGMSVNAIRKQSSDEDVTSLAKSLIKSWKKLLDGPSAEKDTEEKKKEQPPPAQNSPEAKEESSSSSSSSGRKEDCVAPSETFLTSFPRAPITSDSVRIKCRELLSAALKTGDDYITIGADDEELGAQIEEAVHHEFKNTDAKYKNRVRSRIANLKDAKNPNLRRNVLCGNIAPDVFARMSAEEMASDELKEMRKNLTKEAIREHQMARTGGTETDLFSCGKCKKKNCTYTQVQTRSADEPMTTFVFCNECGNRWKFC; encoded by the exons gctgGGGCTTTAGATTTACTAAAAGAACTTAAAAACCTTCCAATGACTTTGGAGCTTCTTCAG TCTACCCGCATTGGAATGTCTGTAAACGCCATCCGTAAACAAAGCTCAGATGAGGATGTGACATCTCTAGCCAAATCCCTCATCAAATCCTGGAAAAAACTGCTCG ATGGCCCATCAGCCGAAAAAGATACAGAGGAAAAGAAGAAAGAGCAGCCCCCACCTGCGCAAAACAGTCCTGAAGCAAAGGAAGAGAG CAGTTCCAGCAGTAGTTCCAGTGGGCGGAAAGAAGATTGCGTAGCCCCTTCTGAAACATTCCTTACATCTTTCCCTCGAGCGCCCATTACATCAGACTCCGTGAGAATCAAGTGTAGAGAGTTGCTTTCTGCAGCTCTCAAAACAGGAG ATGACTACATTACTATTGGAGCGGATGATGAAGAGCTTGGAGCTCAAATTGAAGAAG CTGTCCACCATGAATTTAAAAACACAGATGCAAAATACAAGAACAGAGTTCGAAGTAGAATTGCCAACTTGAAGGATGCAAAAAATCCCAATTTGAGGCGAAATGTGCTTTGTGGCAACATTGCCCCAGATGTGTTTGCCAGGATGTCAGCAGAG GAAATGGCAAGCGATGAACTTAAAGAAATGCGAAAGAACCTGACAAAGGAGGCCATCCGAGAACATCAAATGGCCAGGACTGGTGGCACAGAGACGGACCTGTTCTCCTGCGGCAAATGCAAAAAGAAGAATTGTACTTACACACAG GTTCAGACCCGCAGCGCTGATGAACCTATGACAACGTTTGTGTTCTGCAATGAATGCGGAAATCGGTGGAAG ttTTGCTAA
- the TCEA1 gene encoding transcription elongation factor A protein 1 isoform X1, translating into MSALGGEEIIRIAKKMERMVQKKNTAGALDLLKELKNLPMTLELLQSTRIGMSVNAIRKQSSDEDVTSLAKSLIKSWKKLLDGPSAEKDTEEKKKEQPPPAQNSPEAKEESSSSSSSSSGRKEDCVAPSETFLTSFPRAPITSDSVRIKCRELLSAALKTGDDYITIGADDEELGAQIEEAVHHEFKNTDAKYKNRVRSRIANLKDAKNPNLRRNVLCGNIAPDVFARMSAEEMASDELKEMRKNLTKEAIREHQMARTGGTETDLFSCGKCKKKNCTYTQVQTRSADEPMTTFVFCNECGNRWKFC; encoded by the exons gctgGGGCTTTAGATTTACTAAAAGAACTTAAAAACCTTCCAATGACTTTGGAGCTTCTTCAG TCTACCCGCATTGGAATGTCTGTAAACGCCATCCGTAAACAAAGCTCAGATGAGGATGTGACATCTCTAGCCAAATCCCTCATCAAATCCTGGAAAAAACTGCTCG ATGGCCCATCAGCCGAAAAAGATACAGAGGAAAAGAAGAAAGAGCAGCCCCCACCTGCGCAAAACAGTCCTGAAGCAAAGGAAGAGAG TAGCAGTTCCAGCAGTAGTTCCAGTGGGCGGAAAGAAGATTGCGTAGCCCCTTCTGAAACATTCCTTACATCTTTCCCTCGAGCGCCCATTACATCAGACTCCGTGAGAATCAAGTGTAGAGAGTTGCTTTCTGCAGCTCTCAAAACAGGAG ATGACTACATTACTATTGGAGCGGATGATGAAGAGCTTGGAGCTCAAATTGAAGAAG CTGTCCACCATGAATTTAAAAACACAGATGCAAAATACAAGAACAGAGTTCGAAGTAGAATTGCCAACTTGAAGGATGCAAAAAATCCCAATTTGAGGCGAAATGTGCTTTGTGGCAACATTGCCCCAGATGTGTTTGCCAGGATGTCAGCAGAG GAAATGGCAAGCGATGAACTTAAAGAAATGCGAAAGAACCTGACAAAGGAGGCCATCCGAGAACATCAAATGGCCAGGACTGGTGGCACAGAGACGGACCTGTTCTCCTGCGGCAAATGCAAAAAGAAGAATTGTACTTACACACAG GTTCAGACCCGCAGCGCTGATGAACCTATGACAACGTTTGTGTTCTGCAATGAATGCGGAAATCGGTGGAAG ttTTGCTAA
- the TCEA1 gene encoding transcription elongation factor A protein 1 isoform X3, with product MTLELLQSTRIGMSVNAIRKQSSDEDVTSLAKSLIKSWKKLLDGPSAEKDTEEKKKEQPPPAQNSPEAKEESSSSSSSSSGRKEDCVAPSETFLTSFPRAPITSDSVRIKCRELLSAALKTGDDYITIGADDEELGAQIEEAVHHEFKNTDAKYKNRVRSRIANLKDAKNPNLRRNVLCGNIAPDVFARMSAEEMASDELKEMRKNLTKEAIREHQMARTGGTETDLFSCGKCKKKNCTYTQVQTRSADEPMTTFVFCNECGNRWKFC from the exons ATGACTTTGGAGCTTCTTCAG TCTACCCGCATTGGAATGTCTGTAAACGCCATCCGTAAACAAAGCTCAGATGAGGATGTGACATCTCTAGCCAAATCCCTCATCAAATCCTGGAAAAAACTGCTCG ATGGCCCATCAGCCGAAAAAGATACAGAGGAAAAGAAGAAAGAGCAGCCCCCACCTGCGCAAAACAGTCCTGAAGCAAAGGAAGAGAG TAGCAGTTCCAGCAGTAGTTCCAGTGGGCGGAAAGAAGATTGCGTAGCCCCTTCTGAAACATTCCTTACATCTTTCCCTCGAGCGCCCATTACATCAGACTCCGTGAGAATCAAGTGTAGAGAGTTGCTTTCTGCAGCTCTCAAAACAGGAG ATGACTACATTACTATTGGAGCGGATGATGAAGAGCTTGGAGCTCAAATTGAAGAAG CTGTCCACCATGAATTTAAAAACACAGATGCAAAATACAAGAACAGAGTTCGAAGTAGAATTGCCAACTTGAAGGATGCAAAAAATCCCAATTTGAGGCGAAATGTGCTTTGTGGCAACATTGCCCCAGATGTGTTTGCCAGGATGTCAGCAGAG GAAATGGCAAGCGATGAACTTAAAGAAATGCGAAAGAACCTGACAAAGGAGGCCATCCGAGAACATCAAATGGCCAGGACTGGTGGCACAGAGACGGACCTGTTCTCCTGCGGCAAATGCAAAAAGAAGAATTGTACTTACACACAG GTTCAGACCCGCAGCGCTGATGAACCTATGACAACGTTTGTGTTCTGCAATGAATGCGGAAATCGGTGGAAG ttTTGCTAA